The proteins below are encoded in one region of Hordeum vulgare subsp. vulgare chromosome 3H, MorexV3_pseudomolecules_assembly, whole genome shotgun sequence:
- the LOC123444246 gene encoding vegetative cell wall protein gp1-like: MGRLRQGGGGWGGVCAVLAVGSLVSAVVVLGGGGHQQSHAPAFGRKVLLSKTSGHPKVNLDNILHPSRLQVPTLQSLGLTVKLSAPTSTDVNKQYDHYAPSPTIKHEDEAVSASKQAVLPTMQPSLSPDHFYQPPEISPSIQSAGQPAPPSQVVSPATQTGNHHLQEQMPAASPSPPVEPHASHPNIAVNTPAAAPFLPQPPWSSQPPPPPPSTGSQSTQPAPLPRIYGH; the protein is encoded by the exons ATGGGGCGGCTGCGCCAAGGAGGGGGCGGGTGGGGCGGTGTCTGCGCCGTCCTCGCCGTCGGCTCGCTGGTCTCCGCCGTCGTCGTCCTTGGAGGCGGAG GTCATCAGCAATCTCATGCACCTGCCTTTGGTCGTAAAGTTCTTCTATCCAAAACAAGTGGCCATCCAAAAGTCAACCTGGATAATATACTTCATCCATCGCGATTACAAGTTCCAACATTACAAAGCTTAG GGCTAACTGTAAAATTATCAGCACCAACTAGTACAGATGTGAACAAACAGTACGATCATTACGCACCGAGCCCAACAATCAAACATGAAG ATGAAGCCGTGTCAGCATCCAAACAGGCAGTGCTGCCTACAATGCAACCTAGTCTTTCACCTGATCATTTTTATCAGCCACCGGAAATATCTCCATCTATACAGAGTGCAG GCCAACCTGCCCCTCCCTCACAAGTGGTTTCTCCTGCTACTCAAACAGGCAATCATCATCTTCAAGAACAAATGCCTGCAGCTTCGCCATCTCCTCCAGTTGAACCGCATGCGTCTCATCCTAACATTGCTGTGAATACTCCGGCTGCCGCACCTTTTCTACCACAGCCACCCTGGT CATCTCAAccgcctccacctccaccttCCACTGGCAGTCAATCAACACAGCCAGCTCCTTTACCCCGTATATATGGCCATT AA
- the LOC123444245 gene encoding receptor-like serine/threonine-protein kinase ALE2, producing the protein MFGAGSFPVISPAPHRTGNASATSHGHSGLNHSPAPAPLALPPSNGKDGNPAYAPHRPHQYHPPSYSPESALPPDNPAFRKPRALAPVPSHSLPPPPPNSYCTALNCEEPMTNSPPGTCLCVLPIKVELRLGIALYTFFALVSELAQEIASGVFMKQSQVHVMGANAATEDPQKTIVFIDLVPLGARFDNTTTFLVFERFWHKQVIINPMDFGNYDVLYVQYPGLPSSPPSAPGNLNNSLSNGNDQHPLAADIRNHRETKSRGIIVIIVLSSVFALILCAGAALVIYFKLRNRHHLTEASVTPEKPADSAIAGSRLESRPISASPSFSSSIVAYKGSAKIFSLVEMDRATHRFDESRIIGEGGFGRVYEGILEDGERVAVKVLKRDDQQGTREFLAEVEMLSRLHHRNLVKLIGISSEEHVQCLVYELVPNGSLEYHLHGSDKDTALLDWDARLKIALGAARGLAYLHEDSSPRVIHRDFKSSNILLEHDFTPKVSDFGLARTAIGEGNEHISTRVMGTFGYVAPEYAMTGHLLVKSDVYSYGVVLLELLTGRKPVDMSRPPGQENLVTWACPFLTNRDGLETLIDASLGSSIPLDSIAKVAAIASMCVQPEVDQRPFMGEVVQALKLVCKEGSEFNESRSFSQDLHIQDAEVDMDAGPVLSTEQFTTSARYDTLDASGSFRRYSSSGPLRLGRTERNRERGLSTGSSSEHCGLQRFRMDSE; encoded by the exons ATGTTTGGTGCAGGTTCCTTTCCTGTCATAAGCCCTGCTCCACATAGAACTGGTAATGCTTCTGCAACAAGCCATGGACATTCAGGTTTAAATCATAGTCCTGCTCCAGCGCCGCTAGCCTTGCCTCCATCGAATGGAAAAGATGGAAATCCAGCGTATGCTCCACATCGCCCTCATCAATATCATCCCCCTTCATATTCTCCAG AATCTGCTCTACCACCTGATAATCCTGCATTCAGAAAGCCCAGGGCTTTGGCACCAGTACCAAGTCATTCCttgccacctccacctccaaatTCAT ACTGCACGGCGTTGAATTGTGAAGAACCTATGACCAATAGTCCTCCAGGAACATGTCTCTGTGTATTGCCAATAAAAGTTGAGCTTCGATTAGGTATAGCACTGTACACGTTCTTTGCATTGGTCTCAGAACTTGCACAGGAAATCGCATCTGGAGTGTTCATGAAACAAAGTCAAGTTCATGTTATGGGAGCAAATGCTGCAACTGAAGATCCTCAGAAGACAATTGTCTTCATTGATCTTGTGCCACTGGGAGCAAGATTTGACAATACAACAACATTTTTAGTATTTGAAAGGTTTTGGCACAAACAGGTCAtcataaatcctatggattttggaAACTATGACGTGTTATATGTTCAATACCCAG GTCTTCCTTCGTCACCACCATCAGCTCCTGGAAACCTGAACAACAGTCTTAGCAATGGAAATGATCAACACCCACTTGCTGCTGATATAAGAAACCACAGAGAAACAAAAAGCAGAGGCATAATTGTGATTATTGTCCTATCAAGTGTCTTTGCTTTAATTTTATGTGCTGGAGCTGCATTGGTGATTTATTTCAAGCTTAGAAACCGCCATCATTTAACTGAAGCGTCAGTTACGCCAGAAAAGCCTGCAG ATTCTGCAATAGCCGGAAGTAGGCTAGAAAGCAGACCTATCTCGGCATCACCGTCATTCAGCTCAAGTATAGTAGCATATAAAGGATCTGCAAAAATATTTAGTTTGGTTGAAATGGACAGAGCTACACATAGATTTGATGAGTCCAGGATAATCGGTGAGGGTGGTTTTGGACGTGTGTATGAGGGTATTCTTGAGGATGGAGAACGGGTTGCTGTCAAAGTTCTTAAGAGGGATGATCAGCAAGGAACCCGGGAATTCTTGGCTGAGGTTGAGATGCTCAGCCGGTTGCATCACAGAAACTTGGTTAAGTTGATAGGTATATCCTCGGAGGAGCATGTGCAATGTTTGGTATATGAGCTTGTTCCGAATGGAAGTCTGGAATATCACTTGCACG GATCAGATAAGGACACTGCTCTTCTTGATTGGGATGCTAGGCTTAAAATCGCACTTGGCGCGGCACGTGGTCTTGCTTAtttgcatgaagattcaagtcctcGCGTTATACACCGTGACTTCAAGTCAAGTAACATTTTGTTGGAACATGACTTCACCCCCAAGGTTTCAGACTTTGGCCTAGCAAGAACTGCTATAGGCGAGGGGAACGAGCATATCTCAACTCGGGTTATGGGGACTTTTGG GTATGTTGCTCCTGAATATGCGATGACCGGGCATCTTCTAGTAAAGAGCGATGTCTACAGCTACGGCGTTGTCCTTCTCGAGCTTCTCACGGGCAGGAAACCTGTAGACATGTCAAGGCCTCCAGGGCAAGAAAACTTGGTGACGTGGGCCTGTCCTTTTCTAACAAACAGAGATGGTTTGGAAACACTCATCGATGCATCACTTGGAAGTAGCATCCCGTTAGACAGCATCGCAAAAGTAgcagcaattgcttccatgtgtgtTCAGCCAGAGGTGGACCAGCGGCCGTTTATGGGGGAAGTTGTTCAGGCCTTAAAGTTGGTATGCAAAGAAGGCAGTGAGTTCAATGAGTCAAGAAGTTTTAGCCAAGATTTGCATATCCAAGATGCTGAGGTTGATATGGATGCAGGCCCAGTGCTGTCTACCGAGCAGTTCACTACATCGGCGCGTTATGATACGCTGGACGCCTCTGGTTCTTTTCGGCGGTATTCGAGTTCAGGTCCTCTGAGGCTCGGTAGAACTGAACGAAACAGGGAGAGGGGCTTATCAACAGGAAGCTCAAGTGAACATTGTGGTCTACAACGATTTAGGATGGACTCAGAGTAG